The Colwellia sp. M166 genome segment AATAACTTCATCAATATTGAGGTAAGCAACCAATAGGCCATCTAAAATATGTAAGCGCGCCAATACTTTATCTAAGCGATATTGTAAACGGCGACGGATAGTTTCACGTCTGTACTCTATCCACTCGCTTAGTATGGTTCTAATATCTTTAACTGCGGGTTTGTTATTTAAACCAATCATGTTGAGGTTAACACGAAAGTTTTTCTCTAAATCCGTGGTAGCAAACAAATGTTGCATTAATTGTTCAATATCAACACGATTAGAGCGTGGCACAATCACTAAACGGATCGGGTTTTCATGATCTGATTCATCACGTAAATCCACCACCATAGGTAGCTTTTTAGCTTGCATTTGATTAGCAATTTGCTCTAATATTTTTCCGCCAGATGCCTGATGAGGCAAAGCTGTAATAACCACTTCACCATGTAGCATTTCATAAACCGCACGCATTTTAATACTGCCGCGACCGGTTTGATAAATTTTTTCAATGTCTGCTTTCGGGGTAATTATTTCAGCATCGGTTGGATAATCAGGTCCCTGAATAATATTAAGTAAATCTGCTAACTCTGCCTTGGGTTGTTCAATAAGATGCACACAAGCACTGGCGACTTCTCTAACATTATGAGGAGGAATATCGGTTGCCATACCCACAGCAATACCAGTAATACCGTTAAGTAATATATGCGGTAAACGCGCTGGTAAAGTTTTAGGCTCTTTCATGGTACCATCGAAATTAGGCGTCCAATCAACCGTACCTTGCCCTAGCTCTGCTAATAAAACCTCACTAAAGCGTGATAAACGTGCTTCGGTATAGCGCATGGCCGCGAAAGACTTAGGATCATCTGGTGCTCCCCAGTTTCCTTGACCGTCAACCAGCGGATAGCGATATGAAAACGGTTGTGCCATCAACACCATAGCTTCATAACAGGCTGAATCACCATGGGGGTGGAATTTACCTAAAACGTCACCAACAGTACGGGCTGATTTTTTATATTTTGCTAATGCCGATAAACCAAGCTCTGACATCGCATAAATAATACGACGCTGCACTGGCTTTAAACCATCACCAATATGAGGTAAAGCTCGATCCATAATGACATACATCGAGTAATTTAAATAAGCTTCTTCAGTGAACTGTCTTAAAGGGCGCTGCTCAATACCGTCCAAACTAAAGTCGATTGCATCTGACATGAAAATATTTCCTAAAAAGTTCGATTAATGTCGAATTATCAAGCGTAACTTTTACTATTATTGCTCTGGGGTTAGCTTAGCTGATTATGCCTGTGGAAAGAATACTTTTAGGCGATAAATATCATGAAATGGTGATTAATCTGTTTTTTCTTTTCTTTCTGTACAATAGCTACACACTTGATTGCGACCGTTAGCTTTTGCTTGGTACATAGCCATATCCGCTGCATGTAGTAAGCTATCAAAACTTTCTCTAACCACCTTAATACTTGCTAAACCTATACTAACGGTAATATGAATATTATCCTGTTGACCTTGATAACTTTTATCCTGAATTTTTTCCCGTATACGCTCAGCAATTGCACGCGCTTGCGCAATATTTGCATCAGGTAAAATAGCGGCAAATTCTTCACCACCGATCCGAGCAAGAAAATCTCGAGAGCGCATGGTTTCACCCGCTAATGCTGCGATATTACAAATAACCTCATCACCAATATCATGGCCAAACTGATCGTTTATATTTTTAAAATGGTCAATATCTAACATTAAAATACTCAACTCTTTATTCTCTCGTAAAGCATGCTCCATAAAGATGTAACCGTTATCAAAAAAAGCACGACGATTAGGCAACTGAGTTAAACTATCGGTTTTTGCAAGTAAGGTTAATGCTTTACGAATTTTAAATTGTCGTAGTAGTAATAAAAATAAGACGATGGCCGCAGCAATAAAAATCGCAATATTACGGTTTTGCTGTTGTCGCTCCGATTCAGCATGCGCCAGAGCATACTGTTTTATTTTGCTGTTTTGACTAAGTAATTCATTTTCTTCATGTCTTTTTTCAATGTCATATTTAGCACTCAAGCGCTTAACCCGTAAGCTTTTTTGCTGCTCTAAATGTGCAAAATATTTTCTAATATACTGTTCCTTACTATCAAAGGCCTTTTTAGCCTCACCTTGCCTTTGGTAAATACTTGCTAGGGTTAAATAAGCACTGGCAAATAACGGCTCATCAAGCTGCTTTTTAGCAATAAAAGCTTCAAGTTTTATTGCCTTATTTAGCCAATTAACCACCTTGTGCTCTTGACCTTCAATATTTGCAATATTGGCACGAATAAGGTGGAGAATATATTGCTCCGCTTGATTTAACGTTAAGTCTAATTCTTGAAACTTCAGTAATTTAACTTGAGCTGACACTCGGTCGTGTTCACTTAAATTTTTTAACGATAATATTTCTACATTAATAGCCAAAACTTCTGTTGCAACTTGTTGACTGACATAAAGCTGATCCGTTTTATTGAAAACCTGCTGTTGACCTAAAATTTCATCTGCAAAAGCAAGTCTATTAAAAAATATCAACACACTATAAAAAATAATACTTTTTAGTCGCCAATCCTTATTGATCATAACTAACCTTATTGCGACCAGAATGCTTGGCATTTAATAATTGCGCATCGGCAGCTTTTAACAAAGTAGGAAAGTCACGGTAGTTTTGCTTGCTCAAGGTAGCAATACCAAGACTGATGGTTAATTGATTAATCTCTTGCGTTTGCCACTTCGCCTGTTCAATATGCTTTCTTAAGCGCTGTGCAACTTCAAGCGCATCATCATGTCCGGTATTTGGCAATAAGACAATAAACTCTTCGCCGCCAAAGCGGCCAAATACATCACTTGCTCTCATCAAGCTTTGGCCATGAATAGCAATTTCTTTAAGTGTTTTATCACCTACACGGTGGCCAAAAATATCATTGATTTTCTTAAAGAAGTCGACATCTATCATACAAACACTAAAAGACTGTTGCTGCTCTATTGCCTGTTGGAAATACCTTTCGCCCAACTCAAGTAATCGTCGCCGATTCGTCACACCGGTTAAACTATCGGTTCGCGTTGCTCGCACTAAGTTTCGTTTACCTTTAATCACTCGATATAAGACCCATGCTAAGATCAATAAACAAATTGCCAATAAACCGACAAGAACCTGTCGGTTATTGGTATCAAGCGTTATTTGTTGCAGCTGTAAGTTTTGTATACTTTGTTTTGTTTCCAAAATATTTTTCTTACGTTGAGTGGTTTCGCTTTGATATTGTAACCTTAACTCATCAATTTCAGTGGTTTCACGCACTTCGTTATAGGCAATCGACTTAGTAAAATACTGCGTTTGAATTTGGTATGCTTTGTTATACTGACCTAAAGTGTAATAAAGCTCAGCACGTAGAAAGAGGATATTTAACTCGCTGGTATCATAAATATCACTGGCTTTACCTTCGAGTAACTTTTCTGCTTGTTCTAGGTTCAGTAACGCCTCATCATAACGCTTCATTTTTTCTAAAATATAAGCTTTATCAATAAGGTATTGCAGCTTCATTAAATGTTGTTCGGTTTCTTTAACATATTCGCCAGCTAACAAAATATAACGATAAGCATTTTCTGTATCGCTATCATCTTTGTTTAATAGCGCCCAAGCTAAGCTGCGATAAACACCGGCAATAAACTCATTACTAGTATTCTCCTGTATTTCACTTTCGAGAAGACGATAAACACTAATGGCTTGTTCGTAGTTATTTTGGTTAGCATGATTAATCGCAACATTATGTAAGCTATTTAACGCATAATTGTGCTTACCGGCATTTTTAAAGTGTTGGTATGACTGTTGAAAATAATCATTTGCTTGTTGCTGTTCACCTAAGTAACCATACAAAATGCCTAATTCACTACTGATATCGCCTAAAAGCGCTTCATCTGCTATTTCATTAGCCAAGGTCAAAGCATAATTGAGTGTGATCAATGACTGTTTATAGTTTTTTCTTAAATAATATATAGCACCAATATTGATCAAGCCACGCGCCGTTAGTTTCTGATTAGTCATTGAACGAGCTACATCTAAACCATTTTGATAAAACTGAAAAGCGCCGTCAAAATCCCCCTGACTTTCTAATGAAAAGCCTTTAATATAAGCAAGTTCAGCAATAAATATACTGGGGTTGTTCATTTGCTTAGCTAGCTTTAAGCCTTGCTCAGCTGAGGCTGCACTTAAACTATAAAGCGCCTGATCAGAATATGCTGTGGATTGAATTCGAAAGTAATTAACTTGGCTAGTGAGCGGTTGTGAGCTTAACTCATCTTTGTGGGTATTTAATAACAGTAATGCGGCTTTAGGATCTCGATCATTAAGTTGCTCTGCTCGTAATAAAAAAGCATTAAAGTCGCTATCAGTTAAAGAGTGCAAAGCATTTGATTTACAAGATATTAACAATAAAAAAAGGACAATCGGGCCACTATTTTGAAAGGTTAATTTTACAAAACTTCTCAGCAAACGCTCTGCTCCAACGGTCTATACGATAAACGACAATTGACAGTATAAAACGAATTCAACTCAACAATAAACTGTTATTTTAATCGTTAAAAATATAAATATAAAAACTCAAAAACAAAACATAATTAAATCTATTTTTCAGTAGCTTGCCAATAGCTTGCTTCGATTTTATTGCCATCAAGGTCGATAACAAAACAACCATAATAGGGTGCACCGTATTCAGGTCTTACACCCGGAGCGCCATTACAACGAGCGCCCAATGCGATAGCACAATGATAAAACTCATCAACTTGTTGCTTACTTAAGGCAACAAAACCAAAATGAGTGCCATTGCCTGTAGTAGCAGGCAGTTTATCAAAAGGTTGTTGTAACCAAAATTCAGGATAGCCCTTGCCATAGGCTAATGCTTGTTCATATTCGCTAACCAAATCTATACCTAAAGTTGCTAGGACGGGCGTATAAAAACCTTGTGCTTGTGCTAAATTATTAGTACCAATAGAGGCATGACAGATACTGCGTAAACGACGATGCTCAATCATCAGTTTTCCTTACTAAACAAAAAAGGTATAGCCTTATGACACTATACCTTTTATTAACAATATTAATTATCAACAATATGTAGAAACAAAACGATTACTCAACAAAACTTTGCTTGTTACCCTTGAAGTTATGCTAATTCAACCATAAGCTGACAATAAAATAAACCCTACAACCCTTAGCATTAGTTTTATTGTACTATGCTAAGTAGTGACACGCCTTAAAGAAAGCAACCCTACCCAGCCTCTAGTACGCAATAAGAACTAAACCAGTGGAGATATTAACTCCAACTTAACGTGATTTATAACATAAGTTCAGATTCAGGCTTCCCATCAACATTATAAGCTATTGTTAAAGTCAGATGCCGCTTCTTGTACACCGACTTTTAGGACTTCTAAGCAAGTGCCCGTTAAGCTTTTTAAATTTCACTGAGTGGAAACAAACTTAGTAGAATTGGTATAATGCTTGCTCGCTGGTTTGACTGTTCATAATTATTCCTTGTCACCATAATGCACAGCTAACGTACTTAACATTTCTTTCTGATGCTGCTCTATCTGTTTGTTTTTCCAATTATTTTGTTCTTTTAATAATTTGAACATGGCTTTTAATTTTAATGAATCGTATTGTGGCTTAGCTTCAAAATCGACCAATTTCTTTTTAACCGCTTGGTTGCTGTATGAAGAGTTTTCACCTGGGCTTAGTAGTACTAAATTACCAAATGCATCTAAGAAATCTCTTTCCAATATATTTTGGTGCTCTTCATGCTGGGGGTATACATGCTCAACAGAATTTTTCGCGGTTATACGATATTTCTTAAATTGCTCTAGATGCCTATCCGATTCTTGTTTCCATAATACATACTCCAGTTTTTGAAACCAGTAATGCTCAAAGCTGGTTCCTCTAGCTTCTGCAAAATAATCAACGTTTGCTTGCCAAGACCTGACTGCCGGTTGCTGTTGTTTTGCTTGCTTAAAACTGGCTGTTTTTTGAGTTTCAGATTTACTGGCCAATGATAGACCATTATCAATTTTTTCAAGTAGCGCTATGGCTTGTGGATCTTCGGTGACGTTGCCATTTATTAACCCTGCAATGAATGGAGTAATCCAGTATTGAGCACTGCGTTCACCAGTGAAATTGCGCACACTTTGTAGCATAACCAATTCATTAAGTTCTTTCTGAGTACGGTTAATGTACCATTTCCCACTTGATTCACTGCGTGACAGGTAGGTTAAACGCAATTGCTCATCATCACTATCATCACGCTCAACCCATTTAACCACCCAACGATCAAACTGATAGCGCACCTGCCATAAAATCTTAATAAAGTATTTCACTTCATCTTCGCTGGCTTGCGTTAATGGTTCAAAAGTTTCCAGTAATTTATCGGCGTGTACGCGAGGCAGTACATCGCCCGAACCGTCATCTCGTTTTGCTAAGTAAATGCGATAAGCGTGAATAAGTAATAACGCAAAGCTGATGATTGGGCGACAATAAACGGTTTCGGTTTCTAAATCGTATGTGCCAGTATCCTGCTCGTTGTCATTATCTTTGTCTGCGCTTTCGTCATTATTTTTAACGCTACCTTTATCGCTACTCGATGTGCTTTCTTTTAATTGTTCGGCTAACTGCATAATGGTTAAACCATGCTTTTGCTGCGTTCTCCCAGCACTCTTCACAAATAGTGCTTCATCAAAACAAGACAAATGCTCTGCTTTAATATCATTCCACGGTGCATTAGGGAAAACTTTACGCACATTACGTTCAAAGTAGTTTTCCATGTGCTCACAAGCTAGCCAAATTGCATCAAACAGAGGTTTATCAGCAGATACTTGCTTAAGCAGTTTTGATTTTAAAATATCAGCCTGTTCAAGCTGTATACCTGCGGTATTCATCGTGGCAAATAAGCGATTTAAATCCATTTGCTTAGGTACTATGTTATTCACCCATTGCACATTATTAAAAATATAATCGCCAAGCAAAATACGATCTTCTTGCTTTAAGGCTTTTACTTGTTGCTCTAATACTTGTAATGCAGCATAAATACGCTTTAAGTATGGGTTTTCACCAATGGCTTCTAGCCCTGGGAAGACATAATCATCTAGGCCAGCCAAGCTACCTAATAAATGTTGAACCTGATCTCGAATAGTAAATTGCAATCTCGGCTGTTTTTTAAAAGCCGCGATATCAGCAATACTCGACTCTACTTTTGCCATTTTAAAGGCAAGTGCAATAAGCATTAACGTGGTAGTGCGTTGCTGCCCATCAATTAATTCATAAATGCCATTACCATCGTCGTCATGCTCTATGGAGGTAAGAACTGTACCAATAAAGTAATTAGCTTCTTCGGCGATACGTGCATCATCAATATCTTTAAATAACTTTAATACTGCCTCGTCTGGCCAAACATAAGGCCGTTGGTAACTAGGTATACAAAATTGATATTCATGAGTTTGAATGTAATTTAACGTCAGTACTTGAGTTTCAACATTATGCTGTATCACATGCTTTTCCTCAGCATTGCAATGGCTAACAAATAAATTATCCATGTTGCTCTCCATTATTTCTTAGCTTGCTTACCTGATCCATACCAACCGTTCCATGTCCTAATGGAAGAATAAAAGCATCTAACTCTGCGGTATATCTGTTAGCAAGTTCTTGCGCTGAAAGGCTTAAAATCACATCTATTTCAAGGTAGTTTAACACGTTAAATATAAAACGTTTTTTAACGCTATTTTTATCAACAGCTAAATTGGCAGGGTCTGTTTTAAAATGAAAACGATCTAAATAATCAAAACACATGTTGGGTGTGTAACTGGCAGTAATCCAATCTAATACAGGGTTATCACGGACAAACGCTGATATTGAATTTTCTCTGACCGCTTTTTGATTGCTTACACGTGGTGAATAAATTACCCGAAACAGTTTTTTCGCGGCAACGTCTAATTGCTGCTCGCCAAATTGGCTAATATAAATTAGCAAGGCAGTATCGTATAAGCCTTTCACATAGCTACAACCATCAAGTTGGCAAATCAAGTTTTGATAAAAATTGAAGAAGTTTGAAAGTGGCCCAGCCCCTTTATTAGCCCCATTAGCTTGTTTATTGATACTTTTCGTGTCATTTTTACTTTTACTGGTGAGATACTTGCTTCTCAATTGCTCAAAATAACTTAAGTAATGAATGGTATTAATACCACTATTTAATGGCTGTCGTAGCTCGTACCCCTGTTGCGCTTGCTTATCTATTTGACCACCATCAGCTAAGTATGCACGCTCAAATCGCCCGTAGGCGATATCATCACCTTTACCTGTGCTTTCCCCAAGTTCGTTTACCACCGCAGTTCTCACTAAATGTGGTTGACGATGAGAGGGCACATTACGGTTATAAAGCTTTTGCCAGTAGCGGCCTTTAACAAGTGCCCCTACAACGGGGTTTAAATCACCCAAGGCTTCCCACTTAGCGGCAAACTCATTTTGGTTGTGGCGTTCAATTGCTCTAAGGTGATGGGCTTTAATAATGTCTGGGCCACTCAACCTTACACCACCGGTATTTTGGGTTTCAAAAAAACGGTAAGCATCATCTTCTGAGCGTGTGACTACCAAAGTTAAATTAATTTTAGCTGCATCAAATGTCTCTATTTGTTTAAGGCCACTGTTTTTCAACCACGCTAAATTTTTTATGATTTGTTGTTGCGACTCAGGCGAGTCATAACTTAGGCTAAACTCCGCAGGATGTTTACCCGCTGCTGAGTTGACCAAACTTTGCATAAAGGCAATCAATGCCAAAGTCGTTAAGCGTTGCTGGCCATCAATGATATTTAACCGACCATTTTCTGCTGACTGATGCAAAATAACACTGCCTAAGTAATAGCCATATTCAGTATCGCTATTCGCTAGATCGCTCAAAAACAACTGATAATCACTTAGCATTTTTTTAATTTGCTCTTCGCCCCAACGATAAGGGCGTTGATACTCAGGAATGGTTAACTCGCCATGAATGTAAATTTCATTAGAGCTAACAATACTATCTTTACTGAATAACTGCGCTAAGGTACAACTTGCGACTACAACTGACATACCACTTCCTTGTTAGTTAATTTCTGAGTCCACTTCTGGTACTTTGACTTTTCCGTAACGGCACTGTGGAGCAGCATCGTCAATATTGAAAGATTGTTTTTCGATATCAGTAACAATTTCATCTTGCCCTTCTCTACTTGAATAACCGATTTCAATATCTAAGAACATATGAGAATAAAATCTTAATCTTGAGAAGTGCAAACCAGTTGAGGTTTTATTGTAATGTTCGATATAGCCAACCATTTTCAATAACCATTCAAGATAAACTGGATTGAAAATATTTAAGGGCGTTGTCGTAAAATACAACAAGCAGAACTAACAATACTGGGACGATCTGATCCTCTCATCCATGCCCATATAACATTCATTACAAAGTCATTCTTTTGGCAGCTTTTAGAGCCACGATAATCTTCAGCAATCATAGTAACGCTCTTTTCTGAGCGAGGTGTAACACCAGTTAAATGAGATAAGTTTGTTATGTCCGCTGTGCTCCATTGGTATTCCTAATAGGCAACGATTCTTTCGCTTCCTAATTTAATTTTTAAATTTATTTCTAACTTGGCGCAATAGTCATACTCGCCAAATTTTCTAATTCGTTTACGTTGCTGAGCCATAAGTGATGCTCGCCACCCGTGAGTGCTGCGTGAGCACTACAATCTACGTTCCATTGGCGCATTAAATAACCCAAAAGCGCTTCTCGCACGTTTAATTCAATTTTTCCATCAATCATTGCATAATCTAGCTCTATCGCTTTAAAGTGCTTGATAGTCGGATGTGGCACTAAGATGATTTTGTGAATGTTGTTCCACTGCTTATCAAATTCTCTTGCTTGTATTGTCGCTATTGGCTTTTCAATTTCAGTAACGTTTTGTAATCGTGTACAAACAAAGTCTCTAAAAGCTTTATTCTTTTTATCAAAAGCACGTACATGCCAGCGCTGGCCGTTATTGGCGAGACTATGTGGCACAAGAGTGCGTTTAGTTTCACCAGAAGACAATGAAACATAGTCACATGATATAGCTTGTCGATTGTTGATCGCACGCATGATGGTGGCGATAACATCAGAACTTGGATGGATTAATCTTGTAGCATCAATGCAGACATTAGATGGCGTAATTCCATTAGAAAAACCATCACCGAAGCCACGGCATAAACTGTTAAGCGTGGCTTCAGGATTGTGTTCAAATACGGGAGAAAATTGCACAGTACGGTAATACTGTTTGGTTTCGTGTTTGAGAGTGAGATTATCAGGAGCAAGTTCACGGTACAAAGTTAGGTCACGAGAACACGATGCTAGCCCTGTTTTGAAATGGTTAACTAGGTCGGCACGCGATATTTGCCCGAAAAATTGTAGGCAAAAATCAATAAAAGCAAGGCGTTCACGTTGTGCATAGTTGATATTTGTTAAATCGTTCAAGCAACATTCACATTATTTTTGTATTTATTGACTACCAATCTAGCTGATAAAAAACAAACTGGCAATCAAAATGATAATATCATTAAGATGCTATCATTTTGAATAATCATTTCTTGGCAGCCGGCCCAAATTTAACTACAACTCAAGTAAATATTGGTAAGCACTAATTACTCAGAGCAAAAGTTAAATAATCGTTTATCAGAAAAGAAAATATTTTTTTGGTGATTTTGATTAAAAACGTGTAGCTATGCTCGCCAATATAAGCAGAATATCTTTTGTCAGCTTATAGTTTACTAATCATCAATTATGCTAATTCAACCATATCGCCCTTAGATTGCAACCATTCTTTACGATCGCCTGCGCGCTTTTTAGAGAGTAACATATCCATTAACTCCATGGTTTCAGCATGTTCATCAACGGTTAGTTGTACTAAACGACGAGTATTAGGATCCATGGTGGTTTCACGCAACTGTAACGGATTCATTTCACCCAAGCCCTTAAAGCGTTGCACGTTAACTTTTCCGCGTTTCTTTTCTGCTTCAATACGATCGAGTATGCCGTCTTTTTCTGCTTCATCTAGAGCGTAAAAAACCTCTTTACCAACATCTATTCTGTAAAGCGGCGGCATAGCAACATACACATGCCCTGCTTGTACCAAAGGTAAAAAGTGTTGAGTAAACAGTGCACAAAGCAAAGTCGCAATATGTAAACCATCGGAGTCAGCGTCGGCAAGAATACAAATTTTACCGTAGCGTAACCCTGATAAATCCTCGGTATCTGGATCAATACCTAAGGCCACCGAAATATCATGAACTTCTTGCGAAGCTAGAATTTGTCCAGAGTCGACTTCCCAAGTATTTAGAATCTTACCTCGTAGTGGCATAATCGCTTGAATTTCGCGATCTCGTGCTTGTTTTGCACTGCCTCCCGCCGAGTCACCTTCGACCAAAAATAATTCAGTACGTAAAATATCTTGACTACCACAGTCAGTTAATTTACCGGGTAATGCTGGTCCTTGCGTGACCTTTTTTCGAATAATTTTTTTGCTAGCACGTAATCGGCGCTGAGCATTAGAAATACAAAATTCTGCGAGTGCTTCAGAGATATCAGTATGTTCATTTAGCCATAAGCTAAAAGAGTCTTTAACAACTCCGGTAACAAATGCCGCACACTGTCGAGACGATAAGCGCTCTTTAGTTTGCCCAGCAAATTGTGGGTCTTCCATTTTTACCGATAATATATAAGAACATTTATCCCAAATATCATCCGGTGTTAACTTGACGCCTCGAGGCAACAAATTTCTAAACTCACAAAACTCTCGCATTGACTCAAGCAAGCCTTGGCGCAAACCGTTGACATGCGTACCACCTTGCACGGTAGGAATTAAGTTTACATAACTCTCGCCTACTGATTCACCGCCTTCGGGCAACCAAGTTACCGCCCAATCAGCGGCTTCGTGTTGCGAGGTAAAGCTGCCAACAAACGGTTCTTCTGGCAAACTTTCATAACCTTTAACCGACTCTTTTAAATAATCAACTAAGCCATCTTCATAACACCATTGATATTTATTATCTTCGTTTTTATCATGGAATTTAATGGTTAATCCTGGACAAAGTACGGCTTTCGCTTTTAATAGGTGTACTAATCGACGTGCTGAAAATTTAGCTGAATCAAAATATTTTTCATCCGGCCAAAACTTCACTCGTGTGCCGGTATTACGACGCCCCACGGTACCAGTTTCTCTTAACTCTTCAACCTTATAACCATTTTCAAAAGCCATTTCATAGACTTTACTATCGCGCCTGACAGAAACATCTACACGTGTAGATAAGGCATTAACTACGGAAATACCAACACCATGCAAACCACCAGAGAACTGATAATTTTTATTGGAAAATTTACCACCGGCATGTAGCTTACAAAAAATAAGTTCGACCCCTGAAACCCCTTCTTCTAGGTGGATATCAATCGGCATACCTCGACCATCATCAATAACTTCCAATGATTGGTCTTTATCAAGAATTACGGTAATATTTTGTGCATGCCCGGCTAATGCTTCATCAACAGAGTTATCGATCACTTCTTGGCCTAAATGATTAGGGCGAGTTGTATCGGTATACATGCCTGGACGATGGCGTACCGGGTCAAGGCCACTCAGGACCTCAATGGAGTCGGAATTATATTGTTCGCTCATTTAATTGTTCTGATAATCTTAGGCTGAATATGATTGTAAATTAAAAAATAACGCAATGTTAGGTAGGATAGTTTCATAGTTAATAAAACTATGATCGCCACCTTGTTCTATTACCAGTTGGCAATGACGGTATTTTTCAACGGCTTGTTGATAATCTAACACTTCGTCACCGGTTTGTACCATGACCAAGTAATTATTTTTCGAAATATTGTTCTGTTCGAGCATTTTTAGCTCAACTATATGCTTCGCTGCTATGCTATAGCGCTCTTGAGTATATGGGTTTACTTGCTCGCCAAGGTAATCTTGCATGAGATCAAATGGTTTTACCGCGGGATTAATTAATGCCGCTTGTAGTTGATATTTTTCAGCCAAAAAGGTAGCAAAATAACCTCCTAGCGATGAGCCTATAATTAGCCAAGTACTATTGGGGGCTTGTTTAATAATACCCTCAAGCTGTGCAATCACCATATTGGGCGAACAGGCAACTTGCGGACAATAAAAGTTAACTTCAGGATAACGAGTGGTAAAAAACGTTCTCGTTAGCACTGCTTTCATCGACTGAGGTGAAGAGTTGAAGCCATGAATATACAACACGCTAATCATAATAAATCATCATCTATCGATATAGTTAAACAAAAAATGCTTGGCTAGATATTTCTGCATGCTCAGCCATGATAAAGAGTCTGTAACCTGCCGTTTGACCATTAGATTTAGCAATGGTTGAATTGATATCAAATTGAATTGATGTTGCTGGACAAGTATACAAATTAAGTGTTCTATCGGGTAATTTTAGCGGTAATGTTAATGCTTGATGAACATGGCCACAACCTAACGCTTTTATCGAAGAAAATTGCGTTAAAAACTGTTGAAGTTCGGCTTTGTTCTCCAAACCATGGCGATCAAT includes the following:
- a CDS encoding DUF262 domain-containing protein produces the protein MDNLFVSHCNAEEKHVIQHNVETQVLTLNYIQTHEYQFCIPSYQRPYVWPDEAVLKLFKDIDDARIAEEANYFIGTVLTSIEHDDDGNGIYELIDGQQRTTTLMLIALAFKMAKVESSIADIAAFKKQPRLQFTIRDQVQHLLGSLAGLDDYVFPGLEAIGENPYLKRIYAALQVLEQQVKALKQEDRILLGDYIFNNVQWVNNIVPKQMDLNRLFATMNTAGIQLEQADILKSKLLKQVSADKPLFDAIWLACEHMENYFERNVRKVFPNAPWNDIKAEHLSCFDEALFVKSAGRTQQKHGLTIMQLAEQLKESTSSSDKGSVKNNDESADKDNDNEQDTGTYDLETETVYCRPIISFALLLIHAYRIYLAKRDDGSGDVLPRVHADKLLETFEPLTQASEDEVKYFIKILWQVRYQFDRWVVKWVERDDSDDEQLRLTYLSRSESSGKWYINRTQKELNELVMLQSVRNFTGERSAQYWITPFIAGLINGNVTEDPQAIALLEKIDNGLSLASKSETQKTASFKQAKQQQPAVRSWQANVDYFAEARGTSFEHYWFQKLEYVLWKQESDRHLEQFKKYRITAKNSVEHVYPQHEEHQNILERDFLDAFGNLVLLSPGENSSYSNQAVKKKLVDFEAKPQYDSLKLKAMFKLLKEQNNWKNKQIEQHQKEMLSTLAVHYGDKE
- a CDS encoding DUF262 domain-containing protein; translation: MSVVVASCTLAQLFSKDSIVSSNEIYIHGELTIPEYQRPYRWGEEQIKKMLSDYQLFLSDLANSDTEYGYYLGSVILHQSAENGRLNIIDGQQRLTTLALIAFMQSLVNSAAGKHPAEFSLSYDSPESQQQIIKNLAWLKNSGLKQIETFDAAKINLTLVVTRSEDDAYRFFETQNTGGVRLSGPDIIKAHHLRAIERHNQNEFAAKWEALGDLNPVVGALVKGRYWQKLYNRNVPSHRQPHLVRTAVVNELGESTGKGDDIAYGRFERAYLADGGQIDKQAQQGYELRQPLNSGINTIHYLSYFEQLRSKYLTSKSKNDTKSINKQANGANKGAGPLSNFFNFYQNLICQLDGCSYVKGLYDTALLIYISQFGEQQLDVAAKKLFRVIYSPRVSNQKAVRENSISAFVRDNPVLDWITASYTPNMCFDYLDRFHFKTDPANLAVDKNSVKKRFIFNVLNYLEIDVILSLSAQELANRYTAELDAFILPLGHGTVGMDQVSKLRNNGEQHG
- a CDS encoding WYL domain-containing protein — encoded protein: MNDLTNINYAQRERLAFIDFCLQFFGQISRADLVNHFKTGLASCSRDLTLYRELAPDNLTLKHETKQYYRTVQFSPVFEHNPEATLNSLCRGFGDGFSNGITPSNVCIDATRLIHPSSDVIATIMRAINNRQAISCDYVSLSSGETKRTLVPHSLANNGQRWHVRAFDKKNKAFRDFVCTRLQNVTEIEKPIATIQAREFDKQWNNIHKIILVPHPTIKHFKAIELDYAMIDGKIELNVREALLGYLMRQWNVDCSAHAALTGGEHHLWLSNVNELENLASMTIAPS
- the parE gene encoding DNA topoisomerase IV subunit B, which produces MSEQYNSDSIEVLSGLDPVRHRPGMYTDTTRPNHLGQEVIDNSVDEALAGHAQNITVILDKDQSLEVIDDGRGMPIDIHLEEGVSGVELIFCKLHAGGKFSNKNYQFSGGLHGVGISVVNALSTRVDVSVRRDSKVYEMAFENGYKVEELRETGTVGRRNTGTRVKFWPDEKYFDSAKFSARRLVHLLKAKAVLCPGLTIKFHDKNEDNKYQWCYEDGLVDYLKESVKGYESLPEEPFVGSFTSQHEAADWAVTWLPEGGESVGESYVNLIPTVQGGTHVNGLRQGLLESMREFCEFRNLLPRGVKLTPDDIWDKCSYILSVKMEDPQFAGQTKERLSSRQCAAFVTGVVKDSFSLWLNEHTDISEALAEFCISNAQRRLRASKKIIRKKVTQGPALPGKLTDCGSQDILRTELFLVEGDSAGGSAKQARDREIQAIMPLRGKILNTWEVDSGQILASQEVHDISVALGIDPDTEDLSGLRYGKICILADADSDGLHIATLLCALFTQHFLPLVQAGHVYVAMPPLYRIDVGKEVFYALDEAEKDGILDRIEAEKKRGKVNVQRFKGLGEMNPLQLRETTMDPNTRRLVQLTVDEHAETMELMDMLLSKKRAGDRKEWLQSKGDMVELA